Proteins encoded together in one Triticum dicoccoides isolate Atlit2015 ecotype Zavitan unplaced genomic scaffold, WEW_v2.0 scaffold92648, whole genome shotgun sequence window:
- the LOC119348447 gene encoding putative receptor protein kinase ZmPK1 translates to PDSYQVIYLKVPRRVGNLDPSVLHFGGHACTVLEVNASSNSSSYSHLPAAHSKLNFVYFYSFLAGLFVMEAIFIAAGYLFVFRADTAARRIRDQGYSLVLDHFKRFTYDELSAATCEFSDEIGRSALGAIYKGVLDDGRSVTVTRLEEVMQADEVFRSELSAIGRINHMNLVRIWGFCSEHSHRLLVSEHVDNGSLDKALFLRGASLGWHARYGIAVGVAKGLAYLHHECLEWIVHCDVKPENIMLGADLEPKIADFGLAELLSRSRVQGTRGYIAPEMALNLPITGKADVFSFGVVLLELLRGQRVCDWAVDGGDEEVLRMDFRRRVALLREETRDLQEAWLEEFVDARLHGDFSYLQAATMLELAVLCVDDDPRRRPSMDAVVQTLLSTQDVMPTSVRHAHAASPDQEISHIDPMV, encoded by the coding sequence CCGGACAGCTATCAGGTCATCTACCTCAAGGTGCCACGCCGCGTCGGGAACCTGGACCCCTCCGTGCTGCACTTCGGCGGCCACGCGTGCACCGTGCTCGAGGTGAACGCCAGCAGCAACAGCTCCTCGTACTCGCACCTGCCGGCCGCACACAGCAAGCTCAACTTCGTCTACTTCTACTCCTTCCTGGCCGGGCTGTTCGTCATGGAGGCCATCTTCATCGCCGCCGGGTATCTGTTCGTGTTCCGAGCGGACACGGCGGCGCGGCGGATCCGCGACCAAGGGTACAGCCTGGTGCTCGACCACTTCAAAAGGTTCACGTACGACGAGCTGTCGGCGGCGACCTGCGAGTTCAGCGATGAGATCGGGAGGAGCGCGTTGGGGGCTATTTACAAGGGTGTCTTGGATGACGGCCGGAGCGTCACAGTGACAAGGCTGGAGGAGGTGATGCAGGCCGACGAGGTGTTCCGGTCGGAGTTGAGCGCCATAGGGCGAATCAACCACATGAACCTCGTCAGGATATGGGGCTTCTGCTCCGAGCACTCGCACCGGCTCCTCGTCTCAGAGCACGTCGACAACGGCTCGCTCGACAAGGCCCTCTTCCTCCGCGGCGCGTCGTTGGGGTGGCACGCGAGGTACGGGATCGCCGTCGGCGTCGCCAAGGGGCTGGCATACCTCCACCACGAGTGCCTTGAGTGGATCGTGCACTGCGACGTGAAGCCcgagaacatcatgctgggcgccgaCCTGGAGCCCAAGATCGCCGACTTCGGGCTCGCGGAGCTGCTGAGCCGCTCCCGGGTGCAGGGTACCAGGGGGTACATCGCACCGGAGATGGCGCTGAACCTTCCCATAACGGGCAAGGCCGATGTGTTCAGCTTCggcgtcgtgctgctggagctgctCCGTGGGCAGAGGGTGTGCGACTGGGCGGTGGATGGAGGAGATGAGGAGGTGCTGCGCATGGACTTCCGGCGGCGCGTCGCGCTGCTTAGGGAGGAGACGAGAGATTTGCAGGAGGCGTGGCTGGAGGAGTTCGTCGACGCGCGGCTGCACGGCGATTTCAGCTACCTGCAGGCAGCCACAATGCTGGAGTTAGCGGTGTTGTGCGTGGACGACGATCCGAGAAGGAGGCCTAGCATGGACGCCGTCGTGCAAACGCTCCTCTCGACACAGGATGTCATGCCGACGTCCGTGCGTCATGCCCATGCGGCGTCTCCTGACCAAGAGATCAGTCACATCGATCCCATGGTCTAA